The following coding sequences lie in one Spirosoma sp. KUDC1026 genomic window:
- a CDS encoding SAM-dependent methyltransferase produces the protein METSKPSLTQTYFDDVYRANDDPWQFATSPYEQAKYEATMAALPNAQYHNAFEIGCSIGVLSAMLAGRCDKLLAVDASELPLKAARERLASYPNVTVEQLSVPNQFPTDQFDLILLSEVGYYLSRPDLMRLRQQLIDNLVPQGHLLLVHWTPFVPDYPLTGDEVHEQFMESVTSGQLAHLLNQRTDKYRLDLFQKP, from the coding sequence ATGGAAACAAGCAAACCTTCCTTAACCCAGACGTACTTCGACGATGTGTACCGGGCCAATGACGACCCCTGGCAATTCGCGACCAGCCCTTACGAACAGGCCAAATACGAGGCTACGATGGCGGCCCTGCCCAATGCGCAGTATCACAATGCCTTCGAGATAGGCTGTTCCATCGGGGTGCTGAGTGCCATGCTGGCCGGGCGTTGCGACAAACTCCTGGCGGTTGACGCCAGCGAACTGCCGCTGAAGGCCGCCCGTGAGCGTTTAGCCAGCTACCCGAACGTAACGGTGGAGCAATTGAGCGTGCCCAATCAGTTTCCGACTGACCAGTTCGATCTGATTCTTTTATCGGAAGTAGGGTACTACCTGTCCCGGCCCGACCTGATGCGGCTGCGGCAGCAGCTCATCGACAATCTGGTTCCCCAGGGTCACCTGCTGCTGGTGCACTGGACGCCCTTCGTTCCTGATTATCCCTTGACGGGTGATGAAGTCCACGAGCAGTTCATGGAATCGGTTACCAGTGGGCAGCTAGCGCATCTGTTGAATCAGCGAACGGATAAATACCGGCTCGACCTGTTTCAAAAGCCCTGA
- a CDS encoding PIG-L deacetylase family protein: MTSGVEKAQAIEDLAQPLTNLRSLGTTLVVAPHPDDESLGCGGTIARLRQLDLPVYVLFVSDGTLSHPNSPSYPADRLRDLRETEALAALHILGVPEANATFMRQKDRQVLTPDQPGFEDTVQYVTRLLAHQKPDTILVPWRRDPHPDHRASWQLVHEAVTRVSNPPRVLEYLIWLWELGDGADMPREDEVTGWRVAIDTVMAQRDQAIAAHRSQVTRLIDDDPAAFYLSPELLTHFARPRELFLEQKLT, from the coding sequence ATGACCTCTGGCGTTGAGAAAGCCCAGGCTATTGAAGACCTGGCCCAGCCGCTGACAAATCTGCGCAGCCTGGGCACGACCCTGGTGGTAGCTCCGCACCCCGACGATGAATCGCTGGGGTGCGGGGGCACGATTGCCCGGCTGCGGCAACTGGATCTGCCGGTGTACGTCCTGTTCGTGAGCGATGGGACGTTGTCGCACCCCAACTCACCGAGTTACCCCGCCGACCGCCTGCGCGACCTGCGCGAGACCGAGGCCCTGGCGGCTCTGCACATCCTGGGGGTACCGGAAGCGAACGCGACGTTCATGCGCCAGAAAGATCGGCAGGTGCTGACACCCGACCAGCCCGGTTTCGAGGATACGGTGCAGTACGTAACCCGGCTGCTGGCCCACCAGAAACCCGATACCATCCTGGTTCCCTGGCGACGTGACCCCCATCCCGACCACCGGGCGTCCTGGCAACTCGTGCATGAAGCCGTTACGCGGGTATCAAATCCACCCCGCGTGCTGGAATACCTGATCTGGCTCTGGGAACTGGGTGATGGTGCCGATATGCCGCGGGAGGATGAGGTGACTGGCTGGCGGGTAGCCATTGATACGGTCATGGCCCAGCGCGACCAGGCTATCGCGGCTCACCGATCGCAGGTGACGCGGCTGATTGACGATGATCCTGCCGCCTTCTATTTATCCCCCGAGCTGCTGACGCATTTTGCCCGGCCGCGGGAATTATTTCTGGAACAGAAACTCACGTAA
- a CDS encoding acyl-CoA dehydrogenase family protein: MDPYFTPPSPILPSDPTFSSASISLQGPAFDTLLRRIAELAPETDVEGDFPVNAFAELAGAGLLAVTLPGGPLDFARPTTPQLLKLLKRIGGANLAVGRVYEGHINALYLIHLYASPDQRARWYTEVRAHHHLFSVWNTQAGDGIGIDRTDAGHYRLRGSKTFCSGAGWIERPLITGEIQTENRRGWQMAIVPTERVLPIRQDDQFWKPLGMRASASFKMDFTDVELSETDLLGHPGEYLRQPYFSGGAIRFAAVQLGGAEAIYEATRQFLMSMGRTDDVLQRTRLAEMAYLIESGNQWLRSAGEKTDAWLAEGADWTTVVAYANMTRTAIEEICLRVMPLAERCVGARGLLRPQAFERIHRDLTMYLRQPAPDATLVDIGQYVLTNSLPAHDLWR, from the coding sequence ATGGACCCGTATTTTACCCCACCTTCCCCGATTCTCCCGTCTGATCCCACTTTCTCGTCGGCAAGTATTTCCCTGCAGGGACCAGCCTTCGATACGCTCCTGCGCCGGATTGCCGAACTGGCTCCCGAAACGGACGTAGAAGGCGATTTTCCGGTCAATGCGTTTGCCGAACTGGCTGGCGCTGGCCTGCTGGCCGTTACGTTACCCGGCGGACCGCTGGACTTTGCAAGGCCAACGACGCCCCAGCTGCTGAAATTGCTGAAGCGGATCGGCGGGGCAAACCTGGCGGTTGGCCGCGTGTACGAAGGGCACATCAACGCCTTATACCTGATTCATCTGTATGCCAGTCCCGACCAGCGGGCGCGTTGGTACACGGAGGTACGGGCGCATCACCACCTGTTCAGCGTGTGGAATACCCAGGCGGGGGACGGTATCGGAATTGATCGGACGGACGCGGGCCACTACCGGCTTCGTGGCTCGAAAACGTTCTGTTCGGGGGCGGGCTGGATTGAACGCCCACTCATTACGGGCGAGATTCAGACCGAAAACCGGCGGGGCTGGCAAATGGCCATCGTGCCCACCGAACGGGTACTTCCCATCAGGCAGGACGATCAGTTCTGGAAACCGCTGGGGATGCGGGCATCGGCCAGTTTCAAAATGGACTTTACGGACGTCGAACTCTCGGAGACTGATTTACTGGGGCATCCGGGCGAGTACCTGCGGCAGCCTTATTTCAGCGGGGGCGCCATCCGGTTTGCGGCCGTGCAGTTAGGGGGTGCCGAAGCGATCTACGAAGCCACCCGCCAGTTTCTAATGAGTATGGGGCGCACCGACGACGTGCTGCAGCGAACCCGCCTGGCCGAAATGGCGTATCTGATCGAATCCGGTAACCAGTGGCTTCGCTCGGCGGGGGAGAAAACGGATGCCTGGCTGGCCGAAGGGGCGGACTGGACAACCGTTGTGGCCTACGCCAACATGACCCGAACCGCCATCGAAGAAATCTGCCTGCGGGTGATGCCCCTCGCTGAACGCTGCGTGGGTGCTCGCGGGCTGCTGCGTCCCCAGGCGTTCGAGCGTATCCACCGGGATCTGACCATGTACCTGCGGCAGCCCGCCCCCGACGCTACGCTGGTTGACATTGGCCAGTATGTATTAACCAATTCCCTGCCTGCCCATGACCTCTGGCGTTGA
- the cobC gene encoding alpha-ribazole phosphatase family protein, translating into MTIYLIRHTEVAVERGVAYGQTDVPLADTYDEQRDHLLRHLPENPAVVFSSPLSRCRQLAEDLAKTLMGSQIEVAPGQTRLVDKPGMESTGESTPGVDSPSVVRYDDRLKEYFFGDWEMKPWDAMDRAQLDSWMADFVSVAAPNGENFTDLAGRVRAFWEEQVLPLEKTHTGQSVLVVAHGGVIRALLAILLELPLANAYRLNLDYGAVTKLTLADGNCTVQYINR; encoded by the coding sequence ATGACCATCTACCTAATCCGCCATACGGAAGTTGCTGTTGAACGGGGTGTTGCCTACGGGCAGACAGATGTGCCCCTCGCTGATACGTACGACGAGCAGCGGGATCACCTGCTGCGGCATTTGCCGGAAAATCCGGCGGTCGTATTTTCGTCTCCGTTAAGCCGGTGCCGGCAACTGGCAGAGGACCTGGCAAAGACGCTGATGGGTAGTCAGATCGAGGTAGCTCCGGGGCAGACTCGACTAGTAGATAAGCCCGGCATGGAATCGACGGGCGAATCCACGCCGGGCGTCGATTCGCCATCGGTGGTTCGTTATGATGACCGGCTCAAGGAGTATTTCTTCGGCGATTGGGAGATGAAGCCGTGGGACGCTATGGATCGTGCGCAACTCGACAGCTGGATGGCGGATTTCGTGTCGGTAGCCGCGCCCAACGGCGAGAATTTTACGGATCTGGCCGGGCGGGTGCGGGCGTTCTGGGAGGAGCAGGTGCTGCCGCTGGAAAAAACGCATACGGGACAGTCGGTGCTGGTTGTGGCGCACGGAGGTGTTATCCGGGCGTTGCTGGCTATCCTGCTGGAACTGCCCCTGGCCAATGCCTATCGATTGAATCTCGATTATGGTGCTGTTACCAAACTGACGCTTGCAGACGGCAACTGCACAGTGCAGTATATCAACCGCTGA
- a CDS encoding adenosylcobinamide-GDP ribazoletransferase translates to MRLFFTALLFYTRLPVPKGIDHAPDALNRATLFLPVIGWLVGAVGIGTYWLGTVLFPPQFLPILFSMIATIWITGAFHEDGFADVCDGFGGGWTKQKILTIMKDSRLGTYGLVGLGLLLAVKFFALQALLSVEAFGWGVALKYVSAHSVSRLMAVTVIRALPYAREDAEDSKAKPVAQGLTTGQLLAATILGLAPLVALVIYTELWIYLTFLIPLWLVRWRLIWFFNKWIGGYTGDCLGATQQLTEVILYLSFVSLLWVSV, encoded by the coding sequence ATGCGTTTGTTTTTTACGGCTTTGCTATTTTATACGCGGCTGCCGGTTCCGAAAGGAATTGACCACGCGCCCGATGCGCTGAACCGCGCTACGTTGTTTCTGCCGGTCATTGGCTGGCTGGTGGGCGCGGTGGGAATTGGTACGTACTGGCTGGGTACGGTGTTGTTTCCGCCCCAGTTTTTGCCCATACTGTTCAGCATGATCGCGACGATCTGGATCACGGGGGCATTTCATGAGGACGGCTTTGCGGACGTCTGCGACGGCTTCGGGGGGGGCTGGACCAAACAGAAGATCCTGACTATTATGAAAGATAGTCGGCTGGGGACGTATGGCCTGGTCGGGCTGGGGTTGCTGCTGGCGGTCAAGTTTTTTGCCCTGCAGGCGCTGCTGTCGGTAGAAGCGTTCGGCTGGGGCGTTGCCCTGAAATACGTATCGGCGCATAGTGTCAGTCGGCTCATGGCCGTAACGGTGATCCGGGCGCTGCCCTACGCCCGCGAAGACGCCGAAGATAGCAAGGCGAAACCCGTTGCCCAGGGACTCACCACTGGCCAGTTACTGGCAGCTACCATCCTGGGGCTGGCTCCTCTGGTAGCCCTGGTTATTTACACCGAACTCTGGATTTACCTGACTTTTCTGATTCCTCTGTGGCTGGTTCGCTGGCGCCTGATCTGGTTTTTCAATAAATGGATCGGTGGTTACACCGGCGACTGCCTGGGCGCCACCCAGCAACTCACCGAAGTCATTCTGTATTTATCATTTGTATCGTTGTTGTGGGTGTCGGTTTAA
- the cobT gene encoding nicotinate-nucleotide--dimethylbenzimidazole phosphoribosyltransferase has product MSSTDTTLEQRVRQRIDGKTKPLGALGQLEELAVQVALIQQTETPVLDNPHLLVFAGDHGLTTEGISAYPAAVTYGMVQNFIAGGAAINVFCRQNGLNLLVCDVGVDGTFAENTPEFVKFKVSPGTRNMRYEPAMTADECAAAVDAGKTLVNGVAYRGCTVVGFGEMGIGNTSSAALLMHRFMNRPLQECIGRGTGLDEAGLRQKRTILQAVADRYVHLTDPMAILAALGGLEIAAIAGGMIQAAENGMVILVDGFIATSALLVAQALVPSVRANCIFCHQSDEAGHRLMLDYLNAKPLLHLDLRLGEGTGCALAYPLVQAAVNMLNEMATMDVLY; this is encoded by the coding sequence ATGAGTAGTACTGATACCACCCTGGAGCAGCGTGTCCGCCAACGTATCGACGGAAAGACTAAACCACTGGGCGCACTGGGCCAACTGGAAGAACTGGCCGTTCAGGTTGCCCTGATCCAGCAAACTGAAACGCCCGTTTTAGATAATCCCCACCTGCTGGTTTTCGCCGGTGATCACGGCCTGACCACCGAGGGAATCAGTGCCTATCCGGCTGCCGTCACCTACGGCATGGTCCAGAATTTTATCGCGGGGGGAGCCGCCATCAACGTGTTCTGCCGCCAGAATGGTCTGAACCTGCTGGTGTGCGATGTGGGCGTCGACGGTACGTTTGCCGAGAATACGCCCGAGTTTGTGAAGTTTAAAGTCAGCCCCGGTACCCGGAACATGCGCTACGAACCCGCCATGACGGCCGACGAGTGCGCTGCGGCCGTGGATGCCGGTAAAACGCTGGTTAATGGGGTGGCGTACCGCGGTTGTACCGTCGTTGGCTTCGGCGAAATGGGTATTGGCAATACCTCATCGGCCGCCCTGTTGATGCACCGGTTCATGAATCGGCCCCTCCAGGAATGCATTGGTCGGGGCACTGGGCTGGACGAAGCGGGCCTGCGGCAGAAGCGCACCATCCTACAGGCTGTCGCCGACCGCTACGTTCACCTGACCGATCCGATGGCCATTCTGGCGGCTTTGGGTGGGCTGGAAATTGCGGCCATAGCGGGGGGCATGATTCAGGCGGCTGAGAACGGCATGGTTATTCTGGTGGATGGCTTTATTGCCACATCGGCGCTGCTGGTAGCGCAGGCGTTGGTACCGTCCGTTCGGGCGAACTGTATCTTCTGCCACCAGTCGGACGAGGCTGGTCACCGGCTTATGCTCGACTACCTGAACGCCAAACCCCTGCTTCATCTTGATCTGCGGCTGGGCGAAGGCACCGGCTGCGCACTGGCCTATCCGCTGGTGCAGGCCGCCGTGAACATGCTCAACGAGATGGCCACGATGGACGTTCTTTACTAA
- a CDS encoding autorepressor SdpR family transcription factor — protein MNTLFKALNDPTRRQILDLLRERDLNAGEIAEQFDMSKPSISHHLDLLRQAGLVESVKQGQFITYSLNTTVLDELLAWLMSIRQPDTPAPVDTPSSHS, from the coding sequence ATGAATACGCTGTTCAAAGCGCTCAACGATCCCACCCGACGGCAGATTCTGGACCTGCTGCGCGAGCGCGATCTTAACGCCGGAGAAATCGCGGAGCAGTTCGATATGAGCAAGCCCAGCATTTCGCACCACCTCGATCTGCTCCGGCAGGCGGGCCTGGTTGAATCCGTTAAGCAGGGGCAGTTCATTACGTACTCCCTGAACACGACCGTACTGGACGAGCTCCTGGCCTGGCTGATGAGCATCCGGCAGCCTGATACGCCCGCGCCCGTCGATACTCCATCCTCGCATTCCTAA
- a CDS encoding SdpI family protein: MKTSSAREWLMAGLLLAPYAYLALIWTQLPDTIATHFDLHGRPNDWMGKGSAALLMGGLSLFLYLLLRFLPHIDPRNQVQTSNYQKLRLVVTGCFSGITGWLWYVAARPAQSESLAGVLLALVGVMIAGIGNYLTTVKPNWFVGIRTPWTLSSDTVWRRTHQLGGRLMVAGGLLAGALALLLPAESRLWAFIAVVLLTSLVPVVYSYVYFRQEKTR, from the coding sequence ATGAAAACCTCCTCCGCCCGTGAATGGCTTATGGCTGGTTTGCTGCTGGCCCCCTACGCGTATCTGGCCCTGATCTGGACCCAGCTTCCTGATACCATCGCGACCCATTTCGACCTGCACGGCCGTCCCAACGACTGGATGGGCAAGGGCAGTGCCGCGTTGCTGATGGGTGGCCTGTCGCTGTTTCTCTACCTGCTCCTACGGTTTCTGCCCCATATCGACCCGCGCAATCAGGTGCAGACCAGCAACTACCAGAAGCTACGTCTGGTAGTCACCGGCTGTTTTTCCGGCATTACGGGCTGGCTCTGGTACGTAGCGGCCCGGCCCGCTCAGAGCGAGTCGCTGGCGGGTGTACTGCTGGCGCTGGTTGGCGTGATGATCGCCGGGATCGGCAATTACCTCACGACGGTCAAACCCAACTGGTTTGTCGGCATCCGGACACCCTGGACGCTGAGCAGTGATACGGTCTGGCGCCGGACTCACCAGCTCGGCGGCCGCCTGATGGTAGCCGGTGGATTACTGGCGGGTGCCCTCGCCCTGCTGCTCCCCGCCGAATCGCGCCTGTGGGCGTTTATAGCCGTTGTGCTGCTGACGTCGCTGGTTCCGGTGGTGTATTCCTACGTCTATTTCCGGCAGGAAAAAACCCGGTAA
- a CDS encoding alpha/beta hydrolase family protein, translated as MFLSSFPLRRSAPILLLLLSCLSALGQTEESIRYAITQPANASLTLEGTLTLPDGATKPVPVVLLIAGSGPTDRDCNSATGLKSDAFKMLADSLAQQGVAVARYDKRGSGKNLFLAANVLKPQEHRFDFYVSDAIGFIRQLQADKRFSGVFVAGHSEGSLVGMLAARQTNANGFISLAGAGRNIADVMKEQGRRLGNPADVQADVDAALDSLKQGYPVHPRNPLLKSQLSPAAQPGLISWMKYDPATELSAYPKPVLIVQGRKDLQVSVADAERLKAANAAARLLLFDDMNHILKNVARTSQTDNFKTYNNPTLPLTPGLATAIAQFVKQ; from the coding sequence ATGTTCCTTTCCTCCTTCCCGCTACGGCGGAGCGCCCCTATCCTCCTCCTTCTTCTCTCCTGCCTGTCGGCGCTGGGACAGACCGAAGAGTCCATCCGCTACGCCATTACGCAACCCGCCAACGCCAGCCTGACGCTGGAAGGCACGCTGACCCTGCCCGACGGGGCAACTAAACCGGTACCGGTCGTGCTGCTGATTGCGGGCTCCGGCCCCACCGATCGCGACTGTAACAGCGCCACTGGACTCAAATCGGACGCGTTCAAAATGCTGGCGGATAGTCTGGCACAGCAGGGCGTTGCCGTGGCCCGCTACGACAAACGGGGTTCTGGCAAAAATCTCTTCCTGGCGGCTAACGTGCTGAAGCCACAGGAGCACCGGTTCGATTTTTACGTGAGCGACGCCATTGGGTTCATTCGGCAGTTGCAGGCCGACAAGCGATTCTCGGGCGTTTTTGTGGCGGGGCACAGCGAAGGCTCGCTGGTAGGCATGCTGGCTGCCCGTCAGACCAATGCCAACGGATTTATCTCGCTGGCGGGCGCAGGCCGTAACATTGCCGATGTTATGAAGGAACAGGGCCGACGGCTGGGGAATCCCGCCGATGTTCAGGCCGACGTCGATGCGGCTCTGGATTCGCTGAAACAGGGGTACCCGGTGCATCCCAGAAACCCACTCCTGAAAAGTCAGCTATCGCCCGCTGCGCAGCCGGGTCTGATCTCATGGATGAAATACGACCCGGCGACCGAACTGAGCGCCTACCCTAAACCAGTGCTGATCGTTCAGGGACGCAAAGATCTGCAGGTAAGCGTCGCCGACGCCGAACGGCTAAAGGCGGCCAATGCTGCTGCCCGGCTGCTCCTGTTCGATGACATGAATCATATCCTGAAAAACGTGGCCAGAACCAGCCAGACGGATAACTTTAAAACGTATAACAATCCGACCCTGCCCCTCACGCCCGGCCTGGCAACGGCTATTGCGCAGTTTGTGAAGCAGTAG
- a CDS encoding sugar phosphate isomerase/epimerase family protein: MNPSRRQFLNQLGLVAAGLSLSPMLPTETLAEPAIKPFTFEISLAEFSFFPEIMSGKMSNLDFPARAKKDFGVNVLEYVSMFFNDKHTDPAYLKELKQRVDDLGMKNNLIMVDGANLADLDAGKRKQAVEAHRPWLDAATALGCGAIRVNLGDTSKAMSGTPDDPAEEAAKAAADGYHKLLEYATNHKLNVIVENHFGNSTDIDWLVGVLKAVNMPNAGLLPDFGNFCQQRSKPETQDIKGIMSTRCLKEYDRYEGVRKMMPYAKGISAKTHKFDAQGNETETDFRKMFKIIKDAGFTGYVGIEYEGGLMNMYSPESGYLPVAEGIKTTKTLLERVRKELA, translated from the coding sequence ATGAACCCATCCCGTCGTCAGTTTCTGAACCAGCTTGGCCTGGTCGCTGCCGGGCTTAGCCTGTCGCCCATGTTACCAACCGAAACCCTTGCCGAGCCAGCCATCAAACCGTTTACGTTTGAAATTTCGCTGGCCGAATTCTCGTTCTTTCCCGAGATCATGTCCGGGAAGATGAGCAACCTGGATTTTCCGGCCCGCGCCAAAAAAGACTTTGGCGTCAACGTACTTGAGTACGTATCCATGTTCTTCAACGACAAGCACACCGATCCGGCCTACCTGAAGGAGCTGAAACAGCGCGTCGATGATCTGGGCATGAAAAATAACCTGATCATGGTGGACGGCGCGAACCTGGCCGATCTGGATGCCGGTAAGCGCAAACAGGCGGTGGAAGCACACCGGCCCTGGCTGGACGCGGCTACCGCGCTGGGTTGCGGGGCCATCCGGGTTAATCTGGGTGATACGTCCAAAGCCATGTCGGGTACGCCCGACGACCCCGCTGAGGAGGCCGCCAAAGCCGCGGCCGATGGCTACCATAAACTACTAGAATATGCCACCAACCACAAACTGAACGTAATCGTCGAAAACCATTTCGGCAACTCCACCGACATCGACTGGCTGGTGGGCGTTCTGAAAGCGGTTAACATGCCCAATGCGGGGCTGCTGCCCGATTTCGGTAACTTCTGCCAGCAGCGCAGCAAACCCGAAACGCAGGACATCAAAGGAATCATGAGTACCCGCTGCCTGAAGGAGTACGACCGCTACGAGGGGGTGCGAAAGATGATGCCCTACGCTAAAGGCATCAGCGCCAAGACCCACAAGTTCGACGCGCAGGGCAACGAAACCGAAACGGATTTCCGGAAAATGTTCAAGATCATCAAAGACGCCGGTTTCACGGGTTATGTCGGCATCGAATACGAAGGCGGCCTGATGAACATGTACAGCCCTGAAAGCGGCTACCTCCCGGTGGCCGAGGGCATCAAGACCACCAAAACCCTGCTCGAACGGGTAAGAAAGGAGTTGGCCTAG